One genomic window of Erinaceus europaeus chromosome 7, mEriEur2.1, whole genome shotgun sequence includes the following:
- the CCL20 gene encoding C-C motif chemokine 20 — protein MACSSQRLLLAALMSVLALHLCSVSEASGNFDCCLQYTVHVIPFRHLRGFTQQWANEACDINAVILITKRGFSVCADPRKTWVKKAVRMLSRKAIKI, from the exons ATGGCGTGCAGTAGCCAGAGGCTGCTCCTGGCTGCTTTGATGTCAGTGCTGGCACTCCATCTCTGCAGTGTGTCAGAAG CCTCTGGCAACTTTGACTGCTGCCTCCAATATACAGTACACGTCATTCCTTTCAGGCATCTTCGGGGATTCACTCAACAGTGGGCCAATGAGGCTTGTGACATCAATGCAGTCAT ttTAATCACAAAGAGAGGATTCTCTGTGTGTGCAGATCCAAGAAAGACTTGGGTAAAGAAAGCTGTGCGTAtgctcag CCGAAAAGCGATTAAGATTTAA